TCCGTTCATTTGCACGACTTCAAGATTCAGCTTTCCTCCAAAATAAGTATCATTCAGAAAATTCGAAAGCTCTCCGCAAGTAAGTCCGTATGAAATCGGCACATCAAGCAATCCGACAAAAGATTTGCAGTCATCTTCAAGCATAAATCCGTCAACATAATTTAAATTTATCATTGAAGGTCTGTCGCATACTATAAATTTCTTGTTTGATTTCACTGCCGACTCCATACAATAATATAGAGTATTCACATATGTATAAAATCTTGCTCCAACATCCTGTATATCATATACTAAAGCATCCACATCATTTAAATCGTCCGATGATGGTTTCTTTTTATTTCCGTAAAGCGATACTACATTTATTCCTGTTTGAGTATCTACATAATTTCCCGTATTATCATCACCTCTGAATCCATGCTCCGGGCTGAATATCTTTACAACATTTGCTTTTCCTTTTATCGCATCTATAATAAGGGTTCCGTCTGAAGTTATTCCGCTTTGATTTGTAATAATTCCAACACGGCTGTCCTTAAGCAAATCTATTTTTTCAGATAACAATACTTCATTGCCAAGTTTAAAACCTGTTGGATTAGAAACTATTGCCGGTGAAATATTATTATAATTTGTATTAAAGCCTGTGAAGAATAGTATTATTAGAATGAAAACGGAAATTTTCATAGGAGAATAAATAGAATAGAAAAAATTCTGCCCCGAAAAATCTCGGGGCAGAAAATATAATTTATGAATATCTCTTTCTTAAGAAATATGTAATTAATCTAACGCCGACACCTGTTGCATACTTAGGAATATATTCGCTTGCTGAATTGCTCATTGCAGTTCCTGCAATATCCAAGTGAATCCACGGATAGCCTTCGACAAATCTCTTCAGAAACATACCGCCAACTATTGTACCTGCTGTTCTTGCAGGGGTTCCCATGTTGCTCATATCAGCCTGGTCAGTATCAATTAATTTATCGTATTCATCCCATGTGGGAAGTTCCCACACTCTTTCAAATGTTGCCTGTCCTGCATCAAGAATTTCTTTTGTTAAGTCTGCATTGTTCGACATTGCAGTTGTTACAAAATGTCCGAGAGCTACAACTGTTGCTCCTGTTAATGTAGCCAGATCAATAATACACTTTGGTTTCATTTCAGTTGCATACGAAATTGCATCGGCAAGAATTACTCTGCCTTCTGCATCAGTATTGCCGACTTCAACAGTTCTTCCGCTGTAAGTCTTAATAATATCACCCGGCTTAATTGCATTTCCGCCCGGCATATTTTCAACGGATGGAATAAGTCCGACAAGATTTACTTTTAAATTTAATTGTGTAGCTGCTTCAAAAACTCCTATCACAGCGGCTGCGCCGCACATATCCATCTTCATTGCTTCCATCCCTGCAGCAGGCTTTATTGATATACCGCCTGAATCAAACGTTACACCTTTACCTACAACAACAACAGGGGCATCACCTTTTTTTCCGCCGTTATATTTCATCTCAATAAGATAAGGATCGTTCTTACTTCCTTTACCGATTCCGATAATTCCGCCCATTCCCATCTTCTTCAGTTCATTCATACCGAATGCTCTTACAGAGTATCCTCTTTCCTTCCCTAATTTTTTTATTCTGTTTGCTAACTCCTCAGGGAATAAAACATTCGAAGGTTCATTTCCAAAATCTCTTGCGCAAAGAACTGCTTTTCCTATAATGCTTCCTTTTCTTATTCCGTCTTCGATCTGCTTAGCAAAATTTTTGAGATTATTAGATGATGAGAAAAATGTAATCTCTTCAATTTTTATTTTCTTCTCTTTTTTAGTTGTAAGGTATTTATCAAAAGCATACAAAGCCATCAGACATGCTTCAGTCTGAACTTTTGCGACAACATCAATAGTTCTTTTTAATGACTCATCCTGTACGATTTCAACTGCAACTTTTTTAATTTTATATTCATTCGCTTTCTTTACTGCTCTTGCGCATGCTTTTCTTACTTTCTCAAGTGTAAGCTCATCCTTTTTACCAAGCCCGGCAAGGATTATTCTTTTATCATTTGAGTAAATCATCTCTACTTCAGTATCTTTACCTGAGAAATCTTCGAGGGAGATTCCAAGTATTTTTGTGCTTAACGAGCTTTCAATTTGCTGTAACTCGGCGTTGAATAAATTTTTATCCTCATAGCAAAGAAAAACGAACGCATCAGTTTTTACTTTACTTGCAGGATTTTTATCAAATGTAATTTTCATTTTGTTGAGTTTACTTTTCCCCTATTGTAGTTAATTAAAATCTATTAAATATATTTATCTTTTAAAGATAAAATTCTTTCTTTTACTTGTTCTAAATTCATATCAAAAATTCTTGCGCCTGAAGCATTCTTATGTCCTCCGCCGCCAAACTCTCTTGCAAAGCCGTTCATATCTATATTGCCTTTGGAACGGAACGAAAGCTTTATTCCGACTTTAAGCTCCACTACAACAATTCCCGCTCTTACTTTATCAATATCCATTGTATAGCCTGAGAGACCTTCCATGTCATCTTCAGCAAGATGTAATTCATCAAAATCTTTTCGTCTGACATAACCTAAACACAATTTACCTTCGTTAAAAAACTCTAGCCCTTCTATAAATCTGCCTATGAGTTTCAATTTCTTTAAGCTTGTATTGCCAAATACTTTATCATATATCTCAACAGGGTCAGCGCCTTTTTTTATTAATTCAGCCGCAACAGAAAATGTTTTATCATCTGTTCTTGGAAAACGAAAACCGCCTGTATCCGTCATTATTCCTGTATATAAAAGCGTTGCAATCCTTTCATCTATTAATGAAGCATCAATCTCAGTATAAAAATCATAAAGCAGCTGGCAGTTAGCCGGATAGCTTGTATCGGAAACAAAAGCAGTGTAATCTTCTTCATTTATTCCCATATGATGGTCAATACATACTTTCGGCTTAGGGGAATTTCTTAAAATACTCTCCATCGATTTAGTTCTGGCAAACTCATTGGTATCCATTACTAAAATCAGATCACATTCATTTATAATTTTTTCGTTCTCTTCCTGATTTTCCGAGAAAACTCTGATTATGCCGGGGTCGAGAAACTTGAAATTCTGGGGAGTCGGGGAATGATTTATTATTACAGGATTTTTATTTTTTTGTTTCAGAAAATAGTACATCGACATTACACTTCCGATAGCATCTCCATCGGGTACTATGTGCGTTGTGATTACTATATTCTCATACTCATCAATTATCTGAAAAACATTTTTAAAACTATTCAATCTTTAGTAGCTTTCCTTTTCCGTTGGGAATTTATTTTCTTTTATATCCTTACTGTATCTTCTGAATGCGTCTTTCATTTCCTTTGCAAGGTGCATATATCTTCTTACAAATCTTGGTTTGAAATCTTCCAGCATACCGAGCATATCATGCGTAACTAAAACCTGTCCGTCACAGTCGGGTCCTGCGCCTATACCTATGGTCGGTATCTTCAAAGATTTTGAAATAATTTTACCTAATGCAGCCGGAACTTTCTCAAGTACAAGTCCGAAACATCCTGCTTTCTCTAACAACAATGCGTCACGTTTTATTGCTTCTGCTTCGGCTCTATCAACACCGCGTGTTTTATAACTTCCGAATTTATTTATTGATTGAGGAGTTAAGCCTAAGTGTCCCATTACAGGGATACCTATCTCAACAATTCTTCTTATCGTTTCAATTAGATATTTTCCGCCTTCCATCTTAACAGCATCGCATCCTGTTTCCTTCATAAGTCTTCCTGCATTTCTGATTGCTTCTTCGGGCCCTATCTGATAACTCATGAACGGCATATCAGCAACTACCAGCGCATTGTTTACAGCCTTCTTCACCATATTAGTATGGTAAATAATCTGCTCAAGTGTTACGGGCAAAGTAGTTTCGTTTCCCTGGATAACGTTACCGAGCGAATCACCAACGAGTATCATTTCTATTCCTGCCTCGTCAAGAAATTTTGCAGTGAGATAATCATATGCAGTGAGCATTGTGATTTTCTCTTTCTTCTTTTTTCTTTCGAGTAAAACTTTTGTCGTAATATGTTTTGAAACGTCTTTACCGCTTTGCATTTTTTGAGGTTTAGTTGTACTATTACTTATGCTGTTATTTATGCTTTTTGGTTTCTGCCAAAAGCATATCTGAGTATGAGTGTTTTATGAAAACATTTTCGTCAAGACCAAAGTGTTCTATCATGTCTTTCATTTGTTTCTTTGCTTTCTCCAGTGAAGAAAAAATTACTTCAAACTCAAGAAAGACTCCGAGATTTTTTACTTTATCTAAATGGATTCTGATATTATCATAAATGAATACCTCTCTTTTCTTGGAAACAACTACCAGCTCTTCAAACAGATTATCTAAAATCTCTTTCAGTTCATTATGGTCTTTTGTGCGGACAAGAAGATACTCGGAAATTCTTTTGCTTTCCTCTTCAGGTCTGTCATAAAATATCAGGCTTCCGAAATTATTATTTATAATTCTTAATTTAAGCCTTGCTGTCTTAACTTTATAGTAGTAATCTTTCTGCGCTTCGGCATATTGGTTCTGTGACTGGAATTTACCTCTCAGGGAAAGGGCTTTTTTCTTTATCTGGTTGTAGTTCTCGACGGGAAATTTTATTTCGTAATTTTTCGGCATTATTTTCTTTTATCTAATGATACCTCTTTTGCTTGAAGAAATGAAATTTAAAATATTTGAAATTTCATTTGTGATTTCTAAATCGGATTTAATTTTTTCAACTGCATCGCTCACATTATACTCAGAACCGTAAATTAAATCGTAAGCTTTTCTTATGTTATCAATCGCTTCATTTGAAAGTCCCCTTCTTCTTAATCCGACTTTATTGAGTCCTATAAATCTTGACGGCTCTCTTGAAACCATTATATAAGGAGGAACATCCTTCACAACTTTAATGCATGTGCCAATCATACAGTAATCGCCAATCTTCACAAACTGATGTATTCCCGTAAGCGCGCCAACGTTAACATAATTTCCTATCACAACATGTCCGCCGCAGTTTGCGCTGTTAGTTAAAATCACATTATCGCCAATTACATTATCATGCGCTACATGGGAGAAATTCATTATGTAACAGTTCTTGCCGACATTCGTTGTTTCAAGCGAACCGTTCTTACCTGTCGTTCCTCTGCATAGAGTTGCAAGTTCTTTTATGACTGTACCTTCGCCTATTTCACAAGTAGTCTTCTCGCCTTTATAACCTAAGTCATGCGGAGCTATACTTATCTGAGCCGATGAGTGAATTTTCACTCCGTCTGCTATCCTTGCGCCGTTTGCAATATAAACATTATTTCCGACTTCTACATTATCCCCTATTATTACATCTTCTTCAATTACAGTGAAACTTCCGCACTGTAAATTTTTTCCTATGATTGCTTTATCATGTATTTCAATGTTCTTCATTTCGTGATTCTTTGCATTAACCTCTTATTATTCCTCTCGTGCTGCCTTCAACAAACTTTATTATCTGCATTACTTCCTCCGTGCAGTTTCCTTCTTTTAGTTTCTTAATTCCGTCAGAAACATTCAGTCCGCTTCTGTAAATGGTATCATATGCTGCTGATATACTTTTTATCGCTTCATCCGAAAATCCTCTTCTGCGTAATCCTATTAAATTTAATCCTTCGTATCTTAACGGTTCATGTCCCGCAGTAATAAACGGTGGAACATCTTTTGAAACTCTGAATCCGAATCCTATAATTGAATGCATTCCTATCTTCACAAACTGATGAACTCCAACCATGCCACCTATGATAACCGAATCTTCAATCTCTACATGTCCGCCGAACTGCACGCTGTTAGCAATGATAACATTATCCCCTACGATACAATCGTGGGCAATATGCGCATAGCTCATTATTAAACAATTCTTACCTATACGTGTTGTATTTGAATATGTTGTTCCTTTGTTCAGTGTTGCATACTCTCTTACAACTGAACCTTCGCCTATTTCAAGAAGAGTATCTTCGCCTTTGTATTTCAAATCCTGAGGGACGGTGCTTACAACTGCTCCATGAAAAACTTTAACATCTTTAGCTATTCTCGCTCCGTTACCTATGAAGGAGTTTGAACCTATGATACAGTTATCACCGATCTCAACATCATCTTCAATAACAGCAAAATCTTTTATCGTTACGTTGTTTCCTATCTTAGCCTTATTGCTGATTGAAGCAAATTTCATTAAGATTAATTAAAACTAAATTTTAGAAAATTAAAATAATTTTTCGATCTGAACGTCGTCATCCTGAGCGTTGTACTTAGTCATCATTTCGGCAAGAAGCCCTATAGAGAATAACTGAACACCAACTATGATCAAGAATATTCCGCCGAGGAATAAAGGCCTGTCGCTTAAGCTCTTGCCTTCAAAGTACTTCAATGCAATTAAATACAAACTGATGAGAGTTCCAAGTCCTGCGCTCATCATTCCCAATGCGCCGAAGAAGTGCAGTGGTTTTTTCATGAACCTGTGAGTGAATGTAAGTGTTAACACATCAAAAAATCCGCTCAAAAATCTTCCGGGACCGAACTTTGTCTTTCCGTGTTTTCTTGCATGATGCTTAACGACTTTCTCCGTGACTTTGAATCCCGATAAGTGAGCAATGGCAGGAATATACCTGTGCATTTCGCCGTAAACTCTCACTGACTTCACAACATCTTTTCTGTATGCTTTCAGTCCGCAGTTAAAGTCATGCAGTCTTATTCCTGATAGTTTAGATGTAACATAATTAAAAAATCTTGATGTGTATTTTTTTATGAAGGGGTCGTATCTTACTTTTTTCCATCCTGAAACTAAATCGTAGCCCGAGTTAATCATGTTAATCAGTTCAGGAATTTCATTCGGGTCATCCTGCAAATCTGCATCCATTGTTATTACAATGCTGCCTTTAGTTGCTCTGAATCCTTTATTAAGCGCTGCTGATTTTCCGTAGTTTCTTCTGAACTTTATACAGTGAAATCTTGGATTTTTCCTGTGAAGATTTCTTATTACATCAAATGATTTATCTGTACTGCCGTCATCAACAAAAATTACTTCAAAATTATAATTTATGGTTGAAAAAACATTTTCAATTTTAGATGCGAGTTCCTGAAGTGAATCCTCTTCATTTAAAAGAGGAACAACAATAGAAACTAACGGGAAATTATTAGCGGGACGCTTTTCCTGGATAGGTTCTTTCTTCTGTTGTACCGGGTTTTCAGGCAATTCTTTTTTAGGCTGATTAACTGAATGGGGTCTCGGTCTGTGATAGTGCCGTCTTCTATTGTTGTCGTTTGGTTTATCTGATTGATTTCCCGACAAATTGCTTTTCTGTAACTTCATTTATTCGTTTAGTCCTGCTCTTATATTCTGTATATCGAATTTAATTTATTAGTTTTATAAAGCCTTAAAAATAACCTTATTTCAAGTGAAATACAATGAAGAAAGGGGAAGTTTACCAATGAGGTTTGCTCGTTCGTAGTATTTTCACTCCATTTATTTGATACATCTTAATTGATTGTAAAAAAAAATATAAGGATTATTATAACCGGAGAATTTAATCAATAAAATTTAATCAATAGAATTTATTAAAAAATTTTTCAAAAACTTGTCAAGTGGTTAAATAAAAAAATACCCTATATATACTTATAAGTAATCTACACTATTAAAAATATTTTTTATTAGTTAACTTTGAGAAGTTTTTGAGAGCAATTTAATGACATAAAATTTTTCAAAACTCAATATTGATTTAATAGTAATTTGAGTCATTTCTTACGAGGGGGCGTAAGTTACGGCATATGTTTTTACAGCATTTATTGTTTACTAAAAAACCAATTGATTTTTTTAAGATTTGCATCACTACCAAACGCTATAAATTGTTTTTAAAATGAAATTAAGGTATTTTTCAAAAAATATTCTCAAATCTTAATTTTTAATTATTTAACAATGAAAAATTTTGCAAAATTTTCTATAATTGCAATTTTTATTGCAATCGGGTTTACATTATACTCATGCAATAAGAATGGCGGAGGAAATGAAATCCTCATCGGACAATTTGCCTCTTTAACAGGCAGCGAAGCTACTTTTGGTATTTCATCTGATAACGGACTAAAGCTGGCTGTTGAAGAAATAAATAAATCCGGCGGACTTTTAGGAAAACAAGTAAAATTAGTAACTGAAGATAATCAGGGAAAACCTCAGGAAACTCAAACCGTTGTTCAAAAATTAATCAACAGAGATAAAGTTGTTGCAATCATCGGTGAAGTTGCTTCCTCAAGAAGTAAAGCCGGCGCACCAATCTGCCAGCAGAATAAAATCCCTATGATTTCACCTGCATCTACAAATCCCGAAGTAACTGCAATCGGTGATTATATTTTCAGAGTATGCTTCATCGATCCTTTCCAGGCAACTGTAATGAGCAAGTTTGCTTTGAACTCAATGAAAGTAAAAAAGATTGCAATGTTAGTTGACCAGAAGAATGCTTACTCAACAGGACTTGCAGAGAACTTCAGAAAAATTTTCACAAGCATGGGCGGTGAAATTCTTGAAGAGCAAAAATATTCAGCAGGAGATAAAGATTTTAAAGCACAGTTAACAAGCATTAAAGCAAAAAGCCCTGAAGCTATTTTCATTCCGGGATATTACACTGACGTAAATTTAATTTCAATTCAGGCAAGAGAAATTGGTTTAACATGTCCTCTCTTCGGAAGCGATGGATGGGAATCAGAAAAATTAACTGAAGGTAAAGCAAAAGATGCTCTTGAAGGATGCTTCTTCTCAACACACGTTTCAACAGAAGATCCTAATCCAAAAATTCAGGACTTCATAAAAAAATACAGAGCAAAATATAATTCTGAACCCGATGCAATGAGCTTCTTAGCTTACGATGCAGGCATGATGTTATTTGATGCAATCAAAAAAGCTAACTCAACAGAAGGCGAAAAAGTTAAGAACGAACTTGCAAAAGAAAAAGATTTCCCAGGAGTAACTGGAAACATCACAATGAACGAACAAAGAAATGCAGTAAAACCTGCTGTAGTTCTTGAAATCAAAGACGGAAAATTTAAGTATAAAGAAACAATAGCACCGTAAGCGGTTTAAAAGTTAAAAGTTTGTAATGTTCATAAAGTGAAAGCTGAAAGATTTGAAGATTTACTGGTATGGCAAAAAGCAAAGGAACTTGCTATTTCTATTTTCAAAAAATTTGAACTAAGCAAAAACTATTCTTTTCGAGATCAGATTCAAAGGGCGGCAGTTTCGATTTCAAACAATATTGCTGAAGGATTTGAAAGAAAAGGAAATAAAGAACTAAAACATTTTCTATTTATTGCAAAAGGAAGCTGCGGAGAAGTAAGAAGTATGCTTTATTTATGTTTGGAGTTGAATTACATTTCTAAAGATGAATTTGATGTTTTAATTAATGAAGCTTTAACAATTTCAAGAATGTTATCTGCTTTCATAAAAACTTTATAACCTTTATTCCAAGTATCGGCTTTATGAACCTTACAAACTTTATAAACCTTATTCTGAGCACCGACTTTATGAACCTTATAAACTTTACAAACTTTATTCTACATGTCTGAATTTATACAGCAAATAATTAACGGATTATCATTAGGCGCAATATACGCTTTGATAGCGTTAGGTTACACAATGGTATACGGAATTCTCAAGTTTATCAATTTCGCCCACGGTGAAATTTTTATGCTTGGCGCATTCAGCGGATTTTATATTGCCCGCATGATGGGCTTGAACGAAAGCTCTATTGTAGGCGCTTTGGTTGTTCTTCTTCTTTCGATGTCAGTTTGCGCTTTGATCGGTGTTACAATTGAAAAACTTGCATATAAACCGTTACGTTCCGCTTCGAAGTTGACCGTACTTATCACTGCAATCGGAGTTTCGTTGTTCCTGCAATACACAGGACAGTTAGTCTTCGGCGCTGACCCGAAATCTTTCCCGACAATTTTAAATAATATAAATTTTAAAATCGGGGGAGCAAATATCGGCTCAAACCAAATTGTAGTAATAGTTTCTTCATTATTACTTATGCTTGGATTGAGACAGGTCGTGCAGAAAACAAAAATCGGAACTGCAATCAGAGCAGTATCAAACAACCTCACTGCAGCTTCTTTAATGGGAATTAACATCAACAATGTTATCTCATTTACATTTGTTCTCGGTTCATCACTTGCAGCAGCAGCAGGAATTTTGTAC
The genomic region above belongs to Bacteroidota bacterium and contains:
- a CDS encoding DUF1343 domain-containing protein — encoded protein: MKISVFILIILFFTGFNTNYNNISPAIVSNPTGFKLGNEVLLSEKIDLLKDSRVGIITNQSGITSDGTLIIDAIKGKANVVKIFSPEHGFRGDDNTGNYVDTQTGINVVSLYGNKKKPSSDDLNDVDALVYDIQDVGARFYTYVNTLYYCMESAVKSNKKFIVCDRPSMINLNYVDGFMLEDDCKSFVGLLDVPISYGLTCGELSNFLNDTYFGGKLNLEVVQMNGYTRNTNYTDLNLKWVNPSPSIYFPSSAVCYTGTCIFEGTNLSEGRGTDKPFEYIGAPYVDADKLISELETYNLRGVKFEKRSYIPNSISSPSNPPKYVGEQCEGVYINVQDIKIFQPVQTAIAILISAKKLFPKFSWRKDNFIDKLAGTKTFRNMVNSNASLSEITDSYQKNLDVFKSIRDKYIIYK
- a CDS encoding leucyl aminopeptidase codes for the protein MKITFDKNPASKVKTDAFVFLCYEDKNLFNAELQQIESSLSTKILGISLEDFSGKDTEVEMIYSNDKRIILAGLGKKDELTLEKVRKACARAVKKANEYKIKKVAVEIVQDESLKRTIDVVAKVQTEACLMALYAFDKYLTTKKEKKIKIEEITFFSSSNNLKNFAKQIEDGIRKGSIIGKAVLCARDFGNEPSNVLFPEELANRIKKLGKERGYSVRAFGMNELKKMGMGGIIGIGKGSKNDPYLIEMKYNGGKKGDAPVVVVGKGVTFDSGGISIKPAAGMEAMKMDMCGAAAVIGVFEAATQLNLKVNLVGLIPSVENMPGGNAIKPGDIIKTYSGRTVEVGNTDAEGRVILADAISYATEMKPKCIIDLATLTGATVVALGHFVTTAMSNNADLTKEILDAGQATFERVWELPTWDEYDKLIDTDQADMSNMGTPARTAGTIVGGMFLKRFVEGYPWIHLDIAGTAMSNSASEYIPKYATGVGVRLITYFLRKRYS
- a CDS encoding bifunctional oligoribonuclease/PAP phosphatase NrnA; the encoded protein is MNSFKNVFQIIDEYENIVITTHIVPDGDAIGSVMSMYYFLKQKNKNPVIINHSPTPQNFKFLDPGIIRVFSENQEENEKIINECDLILVMDTNEFARTKSMESILRNSPKPKVCIDHHMGINEEDYTAFVSDTSYPANCQLLYDFYTEIDASLIDERIATLLYTGIMTDTGGFRFPRTDDKTFSVAAELIKKGADPVEIYDKVFGNTSLKKLKLIGRFIEGLEFFNEGKLCLGYVRRKDFDELHLAEDDMEGLSGYTMDIDKVRAGIVVVELKVGIKLSFRSKGNIDMNGFAREFGGGGHKNASGARIFDMNLEQVKERILSLKDKYI
- the panB gene encoding 3-methyl-2-oxobutanoate hydroxymethyltransferase gives rise to the protein MQSGKDVSKHITTKVLLERKKKKEKITMLTAYDYLTAKFLDEAGIEMILVGDSLGNVIQGNETTLPVTLEQIIYHTNMVKKAVNNALVVADMPFMSYQIGPEEAIRNAGRLMKETGCDAVKMEGGKYLIETIRRIVEIGIPVMGHLGLTPQSINKFGSYKTRGVDRAEAEAIKRDALLLEKAGCFGLVLEKVPAALGKIISKSLKIPTIGIGAGPDCDGQVLVTHDMLGMLEDFKPRFVRRYMHLAKEMKDAFRRYSKDIKENKFPTEKESY
- a CDS encoding class IV adenylate cyclase, producing MPKNYEIKFPVENYNQIKKKALSLRGKFQSQNQYAEAQKDYYYKVKTARLKLRIINNNFGSLIFYDRPEEESKRISEYLLVRTKDHNELKEILDNLFEELVVVSKKREVFIYDNIRIHLDKVKNLGVFLEFEVIFSSLEKAKKQMKDMIEHFGLDENVFIKHSYSDMLLAETKKHK
- the lpxA gene encoding acyl-ACP--UDP-N-acetylglucosamine O-acyltransferase, whose protein sequence is MKNIEIHDKAIIGKNLQCGSFTVIEEDVIIGDNVEVGNNVYIANGARIADGVKIHSSAQISIAPHDLGYKGEKTTCEIGEGTVIKELATLCRGTTGKNGSLETTNVGKNCYIMNFSHVAHDNVIGDNVILTNSANCGGHVVIGNYVNVGALTGIHQFVKIGDYCMIGTCIKVVKDVPPYIMVSREPSRFIGLNKVGLRRRGLSNEAIDNIRKAYDLIYGSEYNVSDAVEKIKSDLEITNEISNILNFISSSKRGIIR
- the lpxA gene encoding acyl-ACP--UDP-N-acetylglucosamine O-acyltransferase, whose protein sequence is MKFASISNKAKIGNNVTIKDFAVIEDDVEIGDNCIIGSNSFIGNGARIAKDVKVFHGAVVSTVPQDLKYKGEDTLLEIGEGSVVREYATLNKGTTYSNTTRIGKNCLIMSYAHIAHDCIVGDNVIIANSVQFGGHVEIEDSVIIGGMVGVHQFVKIGMHSIIGFGFRVSKDVPPFITAGHEPLRYEGLNLIGLRRRGFSDEAIKSISAAYDTIYRSGLNVSDGIKKLKEGNCTEEVMQIIKFVEGSTRGIIRG
- a CDS encoding glycosyltransferase family 2 protein; this encodes MKLQKSNLSGNQSDKPNDNNRRRHYHRPRPHSVNQPKKELPENPVQQKKEPIQEKRPANNFPLVSIVVPLLNEEDSLQELASKIENVFSTINYNFEVIFVDDGSTDKSFDVIRNLHRKNPRFHCIKFRRNYGKSAALNKGFRATKGSIVITMDADLQDDPNEIPELINMINSGYDLVSGWKKVRYDPFIKKYTSRFFNYVTSKLSGIRLHDFNCGLKAYRKDVVKSVRVYGEMHRYIPAIAHLSGFKVTEKVVKHHARKHGKTKFGPGRFLSGFFDVLTLTFTHRFMKKPLHFFGALGMMSAGLGTLISLYLIALKYFEGKSLSDRPLFLGGIFLIIVGVQLFSIGLLAEMMTKYNAQDDDVQIEKLF
- a CDS encoding ABC transporter substrate-binding protein; translated protein: MKNFAKFSIIAIFIAIGFTLYSCNKNGGGNEILIGQFASLTGSEATFGISSDNGLKLAVEEINKSGGLLGKQVKLVTEDNQGKPQETQTVVQKLINRDKVVAIIGEVASSRSKAGAPICQQNKIPMISPASTNPEVTAIGDYIFRVCFIDPFQATVMSKFALNSMKVKKIAMLVDQKNAYSTGLAENFRKIFTSMGGEILEEQKYSAGDKDFKAQLTSIKAKSPEAIFIPGYYTDVNLISIQAREIGLTCPLFGSDGWESEKLTEGKAKDALEGCFFSTHVSTEDPNPKIQDFIKKYRAKYNSEPDAMSFLAYDAGMMLFDAIKKANSTEGEKVKNELAKEKDFPGVTGNITMNEQRNAVKPAVVLEIKDGKFKYKETIAP
- a CDS encoding four helix bundle protein, with the translated sequence MKAERFEDLLVWQKAKELAISIFKKFELSKNYSFRDQIQRAAVSISNNIAEGFERKGNKELKHFLFIAKGSCGEVRSMLYLCLELNYISKDEFDVLINEALTISRMLSAFIKTL
- a CDS encoding branched-chain amino acid ABC transporter permease — protein: MSEFIQQIINGLSLGAIYALIALGYTMVYGILKFINFAHGEIFMLGAFSGFYIARMMGLNESSIVGALVVLLLSMSVCALIGVTIEKLAYKPLRSASKLTVLITAIGVSLFLQYTGQLVFGADPKSFPTILNNINFKIGGANIGSNQIVVIVSSLLLMLGLRQVVQKTKIGTAIRAVSNNLTAASLMGININNVISFTFVLGSSLAAAAGILYSINYPSIDPLMGILPGLKAFIAAVLGGIGNFPGAVLGGLVIGLIETFTVGYLSPTYRDAIAFAILIIILLVKPTGLLGKKEVEKV